A single region of the Pseudomonas solani genome encodes:
- the murU gene encoding N-acetylmuramate alpha-1-phosphate uridylyltransferase MurU, with protein sequence MRAMILAAGKGERMRPLTLHTPKPLVRAAGTPLIEFHIRALAAAGFRELVINHAWLGQQIEDHLGSGERFGVSIRYSPEGEPLETGGGIHRALPLLGDEPFLVVNGDIWTDYDFAALEDFPLQGLAHLVLVDNPAHHPGGDFILDQGVVRDGVPGQPGLTYSGIAVLHPALFEGSRAGAFKLAPLLRQAMGEGRVSGEHFTGRWVDVGTHERLAEVERLIEAER encoded by the coding sequence ATGAGGGCGATGATCCTCGCCGCGGGCAAGGGCGAGCGCATGCGCCCGTTGACGCTACACACCCCCAAGCCGCTGGTGCGTGCCGCCGGCACCCCGCTGATCGAGTTCCACATCCGTGCCTTGGCGGCGGCCGGCTTCCGCGAACTGGTGATCAACCACGCCTGGCTCGGCCAGCAGATCGAGGATCACCTGGGTAGCGGCGAGCGTTTCGGCGTTTCCATCCGCTACTCGCCGGAAGGCGAACCCCTGGAAACCGGTGGCGGCATTCACCGCGCGCTGCCGCTGCTGGGGGACGAGCCTTTCCTTGTGGTCAACGGCGATATCTGGACCGACTACGATTTCGCCGCGCTGGAGGATTTCCCATTGCAAGGGCTCGCCCATCTGGTGCTGGTGGATAACCCCGCTCACCACCCGGGTGGCGATTTTATCCTCGACCAGGGCGTGGTCCGTGACGGTGTGCCCGGCCAGCCAGGCCTGACCTACAGCGGCATCGCCGTGTTGCACCCCGCGCTTTTCGAAGGGAGCAGGGCCGGAGCCTTCAAGCTGGCGCCGTTGCTGCGCCAGGCCATGGGCGAGGGACGCGTCAGTGGCGAGCATTTCACCGGTCGCTGGGTGGATGTCGGCACCCACGAGCGCCTGGCGGAAGTCGAGCGCCTGATCGAGGCGGAGCGCTGA
- a CDS encoding PAS domain-containing sensor histidine kinase: MIRSLCLLLLTCCLAASLGAAPASTPVAPEPPLREWLDQHEQLRAGVVLQAPYAQLDRRLQQLSGVNVELLDWVAAALGVRLVWRTFADNAELESALRTGQIDLAPGLSQTPAGLRLWLFSDPYMRVPQLVVGERGNGGAVDIEKLGGDEPVAVRAPSAVADYLRATYSNVAVQGVGSERQALRAVLEQQVKFAVIDEAQLSRLSREQEFSGLAVVGDIGFPQLLRVATRRDWPQLSTAVDAALRTIPPKDLDQLHERWLQPKYPRMGESPGFWQNLSLLLGLLFLSAAAIIYWLRRQQRSLEKRLLEARHAIQLRETAEEALRLTQFSIDNSTVGILWVNWDSHVRYANRAVEQMLGYEAGGLTDRPLAHIQPQLDMDRWLNLWRRARNHDEGAQTFETACLRADGSEMPADVSLSFLRFGTSEYLVVFLTDVTERRRAHAAMEESEARLKGIASNVPGLVFRLERLRAGEDAEFAFIGAGSEALVGYSAGELLDTGRGIRGLVHPDDVDGYWASQMAALAADRDWHWQGRVLTREGQQRWADIKASARLFEDGRATWDGVVWDITANKQIELELAASRAQLRDLSAHLESVREEEKARIAREVHDELGQVLTVLKLETSMCELAYGELDPGLGERLNSMKRLIAQLFQLVRDVATALRPPILDAGIGSAIEWQARRFEARTGIPCLVRVPEVLPQLSDAKAIGLFRILQEALTNVMRHAQAHSVDVALELEDGSLQLIVSDDGAGFDPAACRPGVSFGLVGMRERVLMLGGDLSIDSQPGEGATLVVRIALDKEKNA; encoded by the coding sequence GTGATTCGTTCGTTGTGTCTCTTGCTTCTCACCTGCTGCCTGGCGGCTTCCCTGGGCGCTGCTCCCGCATCCACGCCGGTCGCACCGGAGCCGCCGCTGCGTGAGTGGCTGGATCAGCACGAGCAGTTGCGTGCCGGCGTGGTACTGCAGGCGCCTTATGCACAGCTGGACCGCCGTCTGCAGCAGCTCTCCGGCGTCAACGTGGAGCTGCTCGATTGGGTCGCCGCCGCACTCGGCGTGCGCCTGGTCTGGCGCACCTTCGCCGATAACGCCGAGTTGGAGAGTGCCCTGCGCACCGGGCAGATCGACCTCGCGCCCGGTCTCAGTCAAACCCCTGCCGGCCTGCGCCTGTGGCTGTTCTCCGACCCCTATATGCGCGTGCCGCAGCTGGTGGTGGGGGAGCGCGGTAACGGCGGCGCCGTGGATATCGAGAAGCTCGGCGGTGATGAGCCCGTGGCGGTGCGTGCACCCAGCGCGGTGGCGGACTACCTGCGCGCCACCTACTCCAATGTCGCCGTGCAGGGCGTGGGCAGTGAGCGCCAGGCCCTGCGTGCGGTGCTGGAGCAGCAGGTGAAGTTCGCGGTGATAGACGAGGCGCAGCTCAGCCGGCTGTCTCGCGAGCAGGAATTCTCCGGCCTTGCGGTGGTGGGCGACATCGGGTTTCCCCAGTTGCTGCGAGTGGCGACCCGGCGCGACTGGCCGCAGCTCTCCACGGCGGTGGACGCCGCCCTGCGCACCATTCCGCCCAAGGACCTGGACCAGTTGCACGAGCGCTGGCTGCAGCCCAAGTACCCGCGCATGGGCGAGTCGCCCGGTTTCTGGCAGAACCTCAGCCTGCTGCTCGGCCTGTTGTTCCTCAGCGCGGCGGCGATCATCTACTGGCTGCGCCGTCAGCAGCGCAGCCTGGAGAAGCGCCTGCTGGAGGCGCGCCATGCCATCCAGCTGCGCGAGACGGCGGAAGAGGCGCTGCGCCTGACCCAGTTCTCCATCGACAACAGCACGGTCGGCATCCTCTGGGTCAACTGGGACAGCCACGTGCGCTATGCCAACCGTGCCGTGGAACAGATGCTCGGCTACGAGGCCGGCGGCCTCACCGATCGCCCCCTGGCGCATATCCAGCCGCAGCTGGACATGGACCGCTGGCTCAACCTCTGGCGCCGCGCGCGCAATCACGATGAAGGTGCGCAGACCTTCGAGACCGCCTGCCTGCGCGCCGATGGCAGCGAGATGCCGGCGGACGTTTCCCTGAGCTTCCTGCGCTTCGGCACCTCCGAGTACCTGGTGGTGTTCCTCACCGACGTCACCGAGCGCCGCCGTGCCCATGCCGCCATGGAGGAGAGCGAGGCGCGCCTCAAGGGCATCGCCTCCAACGTGCCGGGCCTGGTGTTCCGCCTGGAGCGCCTGCGTGCCGGCGAGGACGCCGAATTCGCCTTCATCGGCGCCGGCAGCGAGGCCCTGGTGGGCTATAGCGCCGGTGAGTTGCTGGACACCGGGCGTGGCATCCGTGGCCTGGTGCACCCGGACGATGTCGACGGCTACTGGGCCAGCCAGATGGCGGCGCTGGCGGCTGACCGCGACTGGCACTGGCAGGGCCGCGTCCTCACCCGCGAAGGCCAGCAGCGCTGGGCCGACATCAAGGCCAGTGCGCGTCTTTTCGAGGACGGTCGCGCCACCTGGGACGGCGTGGTCTGGGACATCACCGCCAACAAGCAGATCGAACTCGAACTGGCCGCATCCCGTGCCCAACTGCGGGACCTGTCGGCGCACCTGGAAAGCGTGCGCGAGGAGGAGAAGGCGCGCATCGCCCGCGAAGTGCACGACGAGCTGGGCCAGGTGCTCACCGTGCTCAAGCTGGAAACCTCCATGTGCGAGCTGGCCTATGGCGAGCTGGACCCCGGCCTGGGCGAGCGCCTGAACAGCATGAAACGCCTCATCGCCCAGCTCTTCCAGCTGGTGCGCGATGTGGCCACGGCCTTGCGCCCGCCCATCCTCGACGCCGGCATCGGTTCGGCCATCGAGTGGCAGGCACGGCGCTTCGAGGCGCGCACCGGCATCCCCTGCCTGGTGCGGGTGCCGGAGGTGCTGCCGCAGCTGTCGGACGCCAAGGCCATCGGCCTGTTCCGTATCCTCCAGGAGGCACTGACCAACGTCATGCGCCACGCCCAGGCCCATAGCGTGGACGTGGCGCTGGAGCTGGAGGACGGCAGCCTGCAATTGATCGTCAGCGACGATGGCGCGGGCTTCGACCCCGCTGCCTGCCGACCGGGCGTATCCTTCGGCCTCGTCGGCATGCGCGAGCGGGTGTTGATGCTGGGCGGCGACCTGTCGATCGACAGCCAGCCGGGGGAAGGCGCCACGCTGGTGGTGCGCATCGCTTTGGACAAGGAGAAGAACGCGTGA
- a CDS encoding response regulator gives MIRVLVAEDHTIVREGIKQLIGLAKDLCVVGEAGNGEQLLDTLRQTPCEVVLLDISMPGVNGLEAIPRIRALTNPPAVLVLSMHDEVQMAARALKIGAAGYATKDSDPALLLTAIRKVASGGRYIDPELADRMVFEVGLTDSRPPHALLSEREFSVFERLVKGEGVNEIAQHLAVSGKTVSTHKARLMQKLGAHSVADLVKYAVEHKLV, from the coding sequence GTGATCCGAGTACTGGTGGCCGAAGACCACACCATCGTCCGCGAGGGCATCAAGCAGTTGATCGGCCTGGCCAAGGACCTGTGCGTGGTGGGTGAGGCGGGCAATGGCGAGCAGTTGCTCGACACCCTGCGGCAGACGCCTTGCGAGGTGGTGCTGCTGGACATCTCCATGCCCGGCGTCAACGGCCTGGAGGCCATTCCGCGTATCCGTGCCCTGACCAACCCGCCGGCGGTGCTGGTGCTGTCGATGCACGACGAGGTGCAGATGGCGGCGCGCGCGCTGAAGATCGGCGCTGCCGGCTACGCCACCAAGGACAGCGACCCGGCGCTGCTGCTCACCGCCATCCGCAAGGTTGCGTCCGGTGGCCGCTACATCGACCCCGAGCTGGCCGACCGCATGGTGTTCGAAGTGGGCTTGACCGATTCGCGCCCGCCCCACGCGCTGTTGTCCGAGCGCGAGTTCTCGGTGTTCGAGCGCCTGGTGAAGGGCGAGGGCGTCAACGAGATCGCCCAGCACCTGGCAGTCAGCGGCAAGACCGTGAGCACCCACAAGGCGCGCCTGATGCAGAAGCTCGGCGCCCATTCGGTGGCCGATCTGGTCAAGTACGCGGTGGAGCACAAGCTGGTCTGA
- a CDS encoding ABC transporter ATP-binding protein, with amino-acid sequence MASIPANDVLVSFRGVQKSYDGESLIVKDLNLDIRKGEFLTLLGPSGSGKTTSLMMLAGFETPTNGEILLAGRSINNVPPHKRDIGMVFQNYALFPHMTVAENLAFPLTVRGMNKTDISERVKRALSMVQLDAFRNRYPAQLSGGQQQRVALARALVFEPQLVLMDEPLGALDKQLREHMQMEIKHIHQRLGVTVVYVTHDQGEALTMSDRVAVFHQGEIQQIAPPRELYEAPSNTFVANFIGENNRLNGQLVSRDGERCVVSLARGEKVEALAVNVGQPGEPVTLSIRPERIRLNGGSERCANRFSGRVEEFVYLGDHVRIRMEVCGKPDFFVKQPIAELDPALAVGDVVSLGWQVEHVRALDPLIAD; translated from the coding sequence ATGGCCTCCATTCCGGCGAACGATGTACTGGTCAGCTTCCGTGGCGTGCAAAAGAGCTACGACGGCGAGTCGCTCATCGTCAAAGACCTCAACCTGGATATTCGCAAAGGCGAGTTCCTGACCCTGCTGGGCCCCTCCGGCTCTGGCAAGACCACCAGCCTGATGATGCTCGCCGGGTTCGAGACCCCGACCAATGGCGAGATCCTTCTGGCCGGGCGTTCGATCAACAACGTGCCGCCGCACAAGCGCGACATCGGCATGGTGTTCCAGAACTACGCGCTGTTCCCGCACATGACGGTGGCCGAGAACCTGGCCTTCCCGCTCACCGTGCGCGGCATGAACAAGACCGACATCAGCGAACGCGTGAAGCGCGCGCTGTCCATGGTCCAGCTCGACGCCTTCCGCAACCGCTACCCGGCCCAGCTCTCCGGCGGCCAGCAGCAGCGCGTGGCCCTGGCCCGCGCCCTGGTGTTCGAGCCGCAACTGGTGCTGATGGACGAGCCGCTGGGTGCGCTCGACAAGCAGCTGCGCGAGCACATGCAGATGGAGATCAAGCACATCCACCAGCGCCTGGGCGTGACGGTGGTGTACGTGACCCACGACCAGGGCGAGGCGCTGACCATGTCCGACCGCGTGGCGGTGTTCCATCAGGGCGAGATCCAGCAGATCGCCCCGCCCCGCGAGCTCTACGAAGCCCCCAGCAACACCTTCGTGGCCAACTTCATCGGTGAGAACAACCGCCTCAACGGCCAGCTGGTCAGCCGTGATGGCGAGCGCTGCGTGGTCAGCCTGGCCCGTGGCGAGAAGGTCGAGGCGCTGGCGGTGAACGTCGGCCAGCCGGGCGAGCCGGTGACCCTGTCGATCCGCCCCGAACGGATACGCCTGAACGGTGGCAGCGAGCGCTGCGCGAACCGCTTCTCCGGCCGCGTCGAGGAGTTCGTCTACCTGGGCGACCACGTACGCATCCGCATGGAGGTGTGTGGCAAGCCCGATTTCTTCGTCAAGCAACCCATTGCCGAGCTCGACCCCGCATTGGCGGTAGGCGACGTGGTGTCCCTCGGTTGGCAAGTGGAGCACGTGCGCGCACTGGACCCGCTGATAGCGGACTGA
- a CDS encoding TerB family tellurite resistance protein translates to MFWPVTLLGAIVGMFIASIPGALLGGLLGQVVDRRLKLDSWASLRARLRRGMAVEQEDLLFVLLGRLAKSEGRVVDLHIQQARAEMRRLGLDEAGQRRAIVAFTRGKSEPVDLYLPLRGLRYQRAEGEALLRSCWQMAAADGRVGKHERGLILLWGKWLDWPAEQVEALCAGFDIPGGAPVRRGNAYQDALALLGVNANSEPAAIKRAYRRLISRNHPDKLAGAGASPQRVREATEKTRELHNAYSLIRERHGFR, encoded by the coding sequence ATGTTCTGGCCCGTCACGTTGCTCGGCGCCATCGTCGGCATGTTCATCGCCAGCATTCCCGGTGCATTGCTGGGTGGCCTGCTTGGCCAGGTGGTGGATCGCCGGCTGAAGCTGGATTCCTGGGCCAGCTTGCGGGCGCGCTTGCGGCGTGGCATGGCTGTGGAGCAGGAGGATCTGCTTTTCGTATTGCTCGGCCGCCTGGCCAAGAGCGAGGGGCGGGTCGTGGACCTGCACATCCAGCAGGCCCGTGCCGAGATGCGCCGCCTTGGGCTGGACGAGGCCGGGCAGCGCCGGGCGATCGTCGCCTTCACCCGAGGCAAGTCCGAGCCGGTCGACCTGTACCTGCCCCTGCGCGGGTTGCGTTATCAGCGTGCCGAAGGCGAGGCGTTGCTGCGCAGTTGCTGGCAGATGGCGGCAGCGGATGGTCGGGTCGGCAAGCACGAGCGGGGGCTGATCCTGCTCTGGGGCAAATGGCTGGATTGGCCGGCAGAACAGGTGGAAGCCCTGTGCGCCGGCTTCGATATTCCTGGCGGTGCGCCTGTGCGTCGTGGCAATGCCTACCAGGATGCCCTGGCGCTACTGGGGGTGAACGCCAACAGTGAACCGGCGGCGATCAAGCGCGCCTACCGGCGCTTGATCAGCCGCAACCACCCGGACAAGCTGGCCGGCGCCGGGGCCAGCCCGCAGCGTGTGCGCGAGGCCACCGAGAAAACCCGTGAGTTGCACAACGCCTACAGCCTGATCCGCGAGCGCCACGGCTTCCGCTAG
- a CDS encoding alpha/beta hydrolase family protein has product MLRAPRPTLAALCLALLPTIAHGEDPPAEKKDNAATETPVERAPLEERSQEDASALERQLPQKEQQQLKAGDDAFLALWKPANVAEPNGVVILLPGDGESADWPRAIAPLRNKLPDVGWHSLSLTLPDPKGNEPPPRPVEQAEPPADGDAKTEKADPATPPPTPEQAGSAEPSTDPAQPVLSAEEERKAQATRIAARIQAAIAFANQQGPKTIVLLGHGSGAYWAVQALSDAPSAGIDNLVLVDAEVPPGYSPALEDSAPKLKQSIGDFFYKDRPLDSAAALKRLQASKRDKHPAYVQVGLKTLPDRNADQEQLFRRVRGWLESHLQAPGKKAPAAAPAPIIPQSPGI; this is encoded by the coding sequence ATGCTCCGAGCCCCTCGCCCGACACTCGCCGCCCTTTGCCTCGCGCTGCTGCCGACGATCGCCCACGGCGAAGACCCGCCGGCCGAAAAGAAGGACAACGCCGCCACGGAAACGCCGGTGGAACGCGCGCCCCTGGAAGAACGCAGCCAGGAAGACGCCAGTGCCCTGGAGCGCCAGTTGCCCCAGAAGGAACAGCAACAGCTTAAGGCCGGCGACGATGCCTTCCTGGCCCTGTGGAAGCCGGCCAATGTGGCCGAGCCCAATGGCGTGGTGATCCTGCTGCCCGGTGATGGCGAGAGCGCCGACTGGCCCCGGGCGATCGCGCCGCTGCGCAACAAACTGCCGGATGTCGGCTGGCACAGCCTCAGCCTCACCCTGCCTGACCCCAAGGGCAACGAGCCGCCACCGCGCCCGGTAGAACAGGCCGAACCACCCGCCGACGGCGATGCGAAGACCGAGAAGGCCGACCCGGCCACCCCGCCCCCGACGCCCGAGCAGGCGGGCAGCGCCGAGCCCTCCACCGACCCGGCGCAGCCGGTTCTCAGCGCCGAGGAAGAGCGCAAGGCCCAGGCCACGCGGATCGCCGCGCGCATCCAGGCGGCCATTGCCTTCGCCAACCAGCAGGGCCCGAAGACCATCGTCCTGCTCGGCCACGGCAGCGGTGCCTATTGGGCCGTGCAGGCCTTGAGCGACGCGCCGTCCGCCGGCATCGACAACCTGGTGCTGGTGGATGCCGAGGTGCCGCCCGGCTACAGCCCGGCCCTGGAGGACTCGGCGCCCAAGCTCAAGCAATCCATCGGTGATTTCTTCTACAAGGACCGGCCACTGGACAGCGCCGCCGCCCTCAAGCGCCTGCAGGCGAGCAAGCGCGACAAGCACCCGGCCTATGTGCAGGTGGGCCTGAAGACGTTGCCGGACCGGAACGCCGATCAGGAGCAGTTGTTCCGGCGGGTGCGCGGCTGGCTCGAATCGCACCTGCAAGCACCAGGGAAAAAGGCACCCGCGGCCGCACCGGCGCCCATCATCCCGCAGTCGCCGGGTATCTAG
- a CDS encoding aminoglycoside phosphotransferase family protein, with protein sequence MPHEDVRLQQLSAWLDQRLPALFHAEGWGEVPPADLLPASSDASFRRYFRWQAEGRSLILMDAPPPQEDCRPFVKVAEMLAEAGVHVPRILAADLEQGFLLLDDLGRQTYLEVIDADNADALFEDAFRALLALQKRSFEVPMPAYDDALLRRELQLFPDWYLQRHLGIELSGERLAAWQRVCDLLIASALEQPRVLVHRDYMPRNLMLSTPNPGVLDFQDAVYGPVTYDVTSLFKDAFLSWPEARVCAWLERYWNLAREAGIPVQPQLDDFLRASDLMGVQRHLKVIGIFARICHRDGKPKYLGDVPRFFSYIEAVIERRPELADLKALFDSLPQAEAVTP encoded by the coding sequence ATGCCCCATGAAGATGTACGCCTTCAACAACTTAGCGCCTGGCTGGACCAGCGACTGCCCGCCTTGTTCCATGCCGAAGGCTGGGGCGAAGTGCCCCCCGCCGATCTGCTGCCGGCCAGCAGTGACGCGAGTTTCCGCCGTTATTTCCGCTGGCAGGCGGAGGGCCGCAGCCTGATCCTGATGGATGCTCCGCCGCCCCAGGAAGACTGTCGCCCCTTCGTCAAAGTGGCCGAAATGCTCGCCGAAGCCGGTGTGCATGTGCCGCGGATTCTTGCGGCGGACCTGGAGCAGGGCTTCCTCTTGCTCGATGATCTGGGCCGCCAGACCTACCTCGAGGTGATCGACGCCGATAACGCCGATGCCTTGTTCGAGGATGCGTTCCGGGCATTGCTGGCCCTGCAGAAGCGCAGCTTCGAGGTGCCGATGCCGGCCTACGACGACGCCCTGCTGCGCCGCGAATTGCAGCTGTTCCCCGACTGGTACCTGCAGCGCCACCTGGGCATCGAGCTGTCCGGTGAGCGCCTGGCTGCCTGGCAACGTGTCTGTGACCTGCTGATCGCCAGCGCCCTCGAGCAGCCCCGTGTGCTGGTGCACCGCGACTACATGCCGCGCAACCTGATGCTCAGTACGCCCAACCCGGGTGTGCTGGATTTCCAGGATGCGGTCTACGGCCCGGTCACCTACGACGTCACCAGCCTGTTCAAGGACGCCTTCCTCAGTTGGCCCGAAGCACGTGTGTGTGCCTGGCTGGAGCGCTACTGGAACCTCGCCCGCGAGGCCGGTATTCCGGTACAGCCGCAACTGGACGACTTCCTCCGTGCCAGCGACCTGATGGGCGTGCAGCGTCACCTCAAGGTCATCGGCATCTTCGCGCGCATCTGCCATCGTGATGGCAAGCCCAAGTACCTGGGTGATGTCCCGCGCTTCTTCTCCTATATAGAGGCGGTGATCGAGCGGCGCCCCGAGCTGGCCGATCTCAAGGCACTGTTCGACTCCCTGCCGCAGGCCGAGGCGGTGACCCCATGA
- a CDS encoding LPS-assembly protein LptD, with protein sequence MAVKSPAFRKKFPLLVTGSLLAMQPVATQFVVAAEQFDCQAAASGSWACAPKATAESLPPRPVHSESAVSSRVGVAGAAATSGTSESAEARTTLVTEAGGKALASRSADFSHLDWVPRDKLTAAQLAEAGPYCAGAYVEPRRPGMNDKTPPEDAPTYVSAKASRYEQEKQVATLAGDVVLRQGSMQVEADEANLLQAENRGELVGNVKLRDNGALVVGDRAELQLDNGEAQIDNAEYVLHKSHTRGSALYAKRQEDAIIRLKDGTYTRCEPGDNAWHLKGNNIKLNQATGFGTATNVTLRVKDIPVFYTPYIYFPIDDRRQSGFLPPSIGTSSDTGFSLLTPYYFNLAPNYDATLYPRYMAKRGLLMEGEFRYLTKSSEGQFGGAYLNDEEDERKLQSEYKDKRWLYNWQHKGGLDERLMTEVDYTDISDPYYFQDLQTELGIEQSTYVNQQGAVTWRGDSYTARLNAHAYEMATVTEITPYDRLPQITLDGVLPVDAGGLKFSYSTEFVRFERDLRKGDFTDENGVASPWYDTRIPGLARANGNRIHVEPGVSLPLDWSYGFLKPSVKYLYTQYDLDLDQRGKDTLLAGQEFNSSEDRGVPIFSVDSGLYFDRNTELFGSQYKQTLEPRLFYLYVPEEKQDNIPVFDSSESAFSYSSLFRENRFSGRDRVGDANQVSLGLTNRWIQPNGFERQRFSIGQAFYFEDRKVQLPGIDYRDRKSAQASVSPYALEYLYRFNRDWRLSSDFNWDPDAGRTRSGSLMFHYQPEDDVNKVVNFGYRYRNDSVVYNQTTGQWQEGGDYIDNVTGRVIKDYYKIEQHDASVIWPVVPQWNAIARWQYDYNRNRTLEAFGGFEYDSCCWKLRLINRYWVDYDETTLSPELNEKADRGVFLQIVFKGLGGVIGNKVESFLDNGIQGYREREDQAF encoded by the coding sequence ATGGCAGTAAAATCCCCCGCGTTTCGTAAAAAATTCCCCCTGCTGGTCACCGGCAGCCTGCTGGCAATGCAGCCTGTGGCCACTCAGTTCGTAGTCGCCGCCGAGCAGTTCGACTGCCAGGCAGCCGCCTCCGGCAGTTGGGCCTGTGCGCCCAAGGCGACGGCAGAGAGCCTGCCTCCGCGCCCGGTTCACAGCGAAAGCGCCGTGAGCTCCAGGGTTGGCGTAGCTGGCGCGGCAGCCACGAGCGGCACGTCCGAATCGGCCGAAGCCCGGACGACGCTGGTCACCGAAGCCGGTGGCAAGGCACTCGCCTCCCGCAGTGCTGACTTCAGCCATCTGGATTGGGTTCCGCGCGACAAGCTGACCGCAGCGCAACTGGCCGAAGCCGGCCCGTACTGCGCAGGTGCCTATGTCGAGCCACGCCGCCCCGGCATGAACGACAAGACCCCGCCGGAAGACGCGCCCACCTACGTTTCCGCCAAGGCCTCGCGCTACGAGCAGGAAAAGCAGGTCGCGACCCTCGCCGGTGACGTGGTCCTGCGCCAGGGCAGCATGCAGGTGGAAGCCGACGAAGCGAACCTGCTGCAAGCCGAAAATCGTGGCGAGCTGGTGGGCAACGTCAAGCTGCGCGACAACGGCGCCCTAGTGGTCGGCGACAGGGCCGAACTGCAACTGGACAACGGCGAAGCGCAGATCGACAACGCCGAGTACGTGCTGCACAAATCGCACACCCGCGGTAGCGCCCTGTACGCCAAGCGCCAGGAAGACGCGATCATCCGTTTGAAAGACGGCACCTACACCCGTTGCGAGCCGGGCGACAACGCCTGGCACCTGAAAGGCAACAACATCAAGCTGAACCAGGCCACGGGCTTCGGCACCGCGACCAACGTGACGCTGCGGGTCAAGGACATTCCGGTGTTCTATACCCCCTACATCTATTTCCCCATCGACGACCGTCGCCAGTCCGGCTTCCTGCCGCCGAGCATCGGTACCAGCAGCGACACCGGCTTCTCCCTGCTGACGCCCTACTACTTCAACCTCGCGCCGAACTACGACGCCACCCTCTATCCGCGCTACATGGCCAAGCGTGGCCTGCTGATGGAAGGCGAGTTCCGCTACCTGACCAAGAGCAGCGAAGGCCAGTTCGGTGGTGCGTACCTGAATGACGAGGAAGACGAGCGCAAGCTGCAGTCCGAGTACAAGGACAAGCGCTGGCTGTACAACTGGCAACACAAGGGCGGCCTGGACGAACGCCTGATGACCGAGGTGGACTACACCGACATCAGCGACCCGTACTACTTCCAGGACCTGCAGACCGAGCTGGGCATCGAGCAATCGACCTACGTCAACCAACAGGGCGCCGTCACCTGGCGTGGCGACAGCTACACCGCCAGGCTCAATGCCCATGCCTATGAAATGGCCACGGTCACCGAGATCACCCCGTACGACCGCCTGCCCCAGATCACCCTGGATGGCGTGCTGCCAGTCGATGCCGGCGGCCTGAAGTTCTCCTACTCCACCGAGTTCGTGCGCTTCGAGCGTGATCTGCGCAAGGGTGACTTCACCGACGAGAATGGCGTTGCGAGCCCGTGGTACGACACCCGCATCCCGGGCTTGGCCCGTGCCAACGGCAACCGCATCCACGTGGAGCCGGGCGTCAGCCTGCCGCTGGACTGGAGCTACGGCTTCCTCAAGCCCTCGGTCAAGTACCTCTACACCCAGTACGACCTGGATCTGGACCAGCGTGGCAAGGACACCCTGCTCGCCGGCCAGGAATTCAACAGCAGCGAAGACCGCGGCGTACCGATCTTCAGCGTCGACAGCGGCCTGTACTTCGATCGCAACACCGAGCTGTTCGGCAGCCAGTACAAGCAGACCCTGGAACCCCGCCTGTTCTACCTCTATGTTCCTGAGGAAAAGCAGGACAACATTCCGGTCTTCGACAGCAGCGAAAGCGCCTTCAGCTATTCCTCGCTGTTCCGCGAGAACCGCTTCTCCGGTCGTGACCGTGTAGGCGATGCCAATCAGGTATCCCTGGGCCTGACCAACCGCTGGATCCAGCCCAACGGCTTCGAGCGTCAGCGCTTCAGCATCGGCCAGGCCTTCTACTTCGAAGACCGCAAGGTGCAGCTGCCTGGCATCGACTACCGCGATCGCAAGTCGGCCCAGGCCAGTGTTTCGCCCTATGCGCTGGAATACCTGTACCGCTTCAACCGCGACTGGCGCCTATCCTCCGACTTCAATTGGGACCCGGACGCCGGCCGTACCCGCTCCGGCAGCCTGATGTTCCACTACCAGCCGGAAGACGACGTCAACAAGGTGGTCAACTTCGGCTACCGCTACCGCAACGACTCCGTGGTCTACAACCAGACCACCGGCCAGTGGCAGGAAGGCGGCGACTACATCGACAACGTGACCGGCCGCGTGATCAAGGACTACTACAAGATCGAACAGCATGACGCATCCGTTATCTGGCCGGTCGTCCCGCAATGGAACGCCATCGCCCGCTGGCAGTACGACTACAACCGCAACCGCACCCTGGAAGCCTTCGGTGGCTTCGAGTACGACAGTTGCTGCTGGAAACTCCGTCTGATCAACCGCTACTGGGTCGACTACGACGAGACCACCCTTTCGCCCGAACTCAACGAGAAGGCCGACCGCGGCGTCTTCCTGCAGATCGTGTTCAAGGGCCTCGGCGGCGTGATCGGCAACAAGGTTGAAAGCTTCCTCGACAATGGCATCCAAGGTTACCGTGAACGTGAAGACCAAGCTTTCTGA